The Salegentibacter mishustinae genome includes a window with the following:
- a CDS encoding phosphodiester glycosidase family protein — translation MKAPKLIISILGLLLFLPLQAQEINLNWQPRKDLNINLPASIKIYNAYGTLPDNKPVRAMYALIDLSDENLKLRSIGSNTIRETTKETYNRGNGILAINGGYFASNSSVSAIIQDGEVIAPGPSNEISRGAFGMKNGVPEIAWVNSRENDIPKKLASPDIHSASENWDVNQAVGGGPILLKNGKINLTDKEEGFKGSHLARHPRSAIGYKDKNTLIMMVVDGRQEASAGVSLGELAQLMLDVGAKNAVNLDGGGSSAMVAANEVVNIPADITGGNRNSLRKNAGALVIAETQVPQRPKPIIFDTEDRNYSETGIWNSSNQVNYYGESASRVATSNKINKAFYTFEGIERNNYQLASWFTVNTQNNSERVNYILHSEGKSDTLFINQKSLDNLGKWNVLGNFEIGPRDTLEIIGATKGKFIADAIRLVAKKGSPVLPKRGDLRIAVISDLNSGLGAANYEWQVDSIINRIPKIWQPDLVICGGDMVAGMGVSETAQLQKMWNGFKKHIIEPLHKEKIPFAFTLGNHDGPRSYPVEHKFAKNFWKENINKTGLHFIDYTNFPNYYSFIAKNNFFVSWEASSSKITEENLEWLEKQFQTPEAKKATHRFVIGHMPLYSVAQERDSKGNVLENAKELQHLLEKYKVKTYISGHQHAYYPGKRGKLEFLNTGAAGSGPRSWLTQSQKPVNTITIMDIFNSKDSIVYSTYDIKKDKAAEMSLFEEKTLPSAMIGVNGYMLRRDIPESQKFKAFLSSLNTKEQDIAGIAQVEAKIEEDKLKLSGSYFNITSNFSDKNPIGIYKERHTEEGELLKEVKFKASSPGSGTFSSQLELTKEIKSYLNFGGIYIQINTKKGNLRAQLLPTQNKAPEPAKITSHYPKNTYAVRDIEALYEIKWSQAIDKDGDFVSYIYQLSPKKDFSEIILQKKTGRETSLKMTEKQWFDLLGNSEIGEPKSFYHRILATDGSNFSYAAPTALNLMKTDEALDDLAQVPAPKYTFKGKLAASGAGYGAEWDNEGKLWLADYNNGLIIKDSSNKEIDFSPLTSVEINGEVYNLNPVNGIGVDVDGNILAGINRRLIKIDAQTGKGLAVWEAPKGARAITAPRAAKNGEIYAMSLFGEDPNYVLKQQGETFKLLRTLKLKDRNLARTFDMTQDGKTLLFPDPGSPKIQIYSSENGRDYTRQKDITSISAGSSAIQVIDNAIYAAVRSSGISPSSIHYRNEEKQQMWTLEIPEVNGAEPRGIGVSKNENTIIFCSWDKGGGYYLFEKLEE, via the coding sequence ATGAAAGCACCTAAATTAATCATTAGCATTTTAGGTCTTTTACTTTTCTTACCCCTGCAAGCCCAGGAAATAAACCTTAACTGGCAGCCAAGAAAAGATCTAAACATTAATCTACCGGCATCCATAAAGATTTATAACGCTTATGGAACTTTACCAGATAATAAGCCCGTAAGAGCAATGTATGCTCTCATAGACTTAAGTGACGAAAATCTAAAATTACGTTCTATTGGCAGTAATACCATTAGGGAAACTACTAAAGAAACTTATAACAGAGGAAATGGGATTTTGGCTATAAACGGCGGATATTTTGCTTCAAACTCTTCGGTAAGCGCTATTATCCAGGACGGAGAGGTTATTGCTCCGGGACCCAGCAATGAAATTTCCAGGGGTGCATTTGGAATGAAAAACGGAGTGCCGGAAATCGCCTGGGTGAATTCCAGGGAAAATGATATTCCAAAGAAATTGGCCTCACCAGATATTCATTCAGCTTCAGAAAATTGGGATGTAAACCAGGCAGTTGGTGGCGGACCGATTTTACTAAAAAACGGAAAAATAAATTTAACTGATAAAGAAGAAGGGTTTAAGGGAAGTCATTTAGCCCGCCATCCGCGAAGTGCTATTGGTTACAAAGACAAAAATACCCTAATTATGATGGTGGTAGATGGGCGGCAGGAAGCCAGTGCGGGAGTAAGTTTAGGCGAATTAGCACAATTAATGTTAGATGTTGGTGCTAAAAATGCAGTAAATCTAGATGGTGGCGGATCTTCGGCTATGGTTGCTGCCAACGAGGTGGTAAATATTCCTGCAGATATCACCGGCGGAAATCGGAATAGTTTAAGGAAGAATGCGGGAGCTTTAGTAATCGCTGAAACCCAGGTACCGCAACGTCCAAAACCAATCATCTTTGATACCGAAGACAGGAATTATTCTGAAACAGGAATTTGGAACAGCTCGAACCAGGTTAATTATTATGGCGAGAGCGCCTCCCGGGTAGCCACTTCAAACAAAATAAATAAGGCATTTTATACTTTTGAAGGTATTGAGCGAAATAATTACCAACTAGCCTCCTGGTTCACCGTAAACACTCAAAATAATTCTGAACGTGTAAATTACATTCTACATAGCGAAGGCAAAAGTGATACCCTTTTCATAAATCAAAAATCTCTCGATAATTTAGGAAAATGGAATGTATTGGGCAATTTTGAAATTGGCCCCAGAGATACCCTGGAGATTATTGGAGCTACTAAAGGAAAATTTATTGCAGATGCTATAAGATTAGTCGCTAAAAAAGGCTCTCCAGTACTACCCAAACGCGGAGATTTACGTATCGCTGTAATTTCAGACTTAAATTCTGGATTGGGTGCTGCTAATTACGAATGGCAGGTAGATAGCATAATAAATAGAATTCCGAAGATTTGGCAACCAGATTTAGTGATTTGTGGTGGCGATATGGTAGCAGGAATGGGAGTTTCTGAAACAGCCCAACTACAAAAAATGTGGAATGGCTTTAAAAAACATATTATAGAACCCCTTCATAAAGAAAAAATTCCCTTTGCTTTTACCCTGGGCAATCACGATGGCCCAAGAAGCTACCCCGTAGAACATAAATTTGCTAAAAACTTCTGGAAAGAAAATATTAACAAAACAGGCCTGCATTTTATAGACTATACTAATTTCCCGAACTACTATTCGTTTATAGCGAAAAATAACTTTTTTGTTTCCTGGGAGGCTTCTTCTTCCAAGATCACCGAAGAAAACCTGGAATGGCTGGAGAAACAATTTCAAACTCCAGAAGCTAAAAAAGCTACCCATAGATTTGTTATTGGCCATATGCCACTTTATAGCGTAGCCCAGGAGAGAGATTCAAAAGGTAATGTACTGGAAAATGCTAAAGAACTCCAGCATCTTCTTGAAAAATATAAGGTAAAGACCTATATAAGCGGGCACCAGCACGCCTATTACCCTGGGAAAAGGGGAAAACTGGAATTCCTAAATACGGGTGCTGCAGGTTCCGGACCTCGTTCGTGGTTAACACAAAGCCAAAAGCCTGTAAATACTATAACGATTATGGATATTTTTAATTCAAAAGATTCTATTGTTTATAGTACTTATGATATAAAGAAAGACAAAGCCGCAGAAATGAGTTTATTTGAAGAAAAGACTTTACCATCTGCAATGATAGGAGTAAACGGTTATATGTTGCGCAGGGATATCCCCGAAAGTCAAAAATTTAAAGCATTCCTTTCTTCCTTAAACACTAAAGAACAAGATATTGCCGGCATCGCCCAGGTTGAGGCTAAAATTGAAGAAGATAAGCTTAAACTTTCAGGAAGCTATTTCAATATAACTTCAAATTTTTCTGATAAAAACCCTATAGGTATCTATAAGGAAAGACATACCGAAGAAGGCGAATTGCTGAAAGAAGTGAAATTCAAAGCATCTTCGCCAGGAAGTGGTACCTTTTCTTCTCAACTAGAACTTACTAAAGAAATTAAGAGCTATCTTAATTTTGGTGGTATCTATATTCAAATAAATACCAAAAAAGGAAATTTAAGAGCTCAATTATTACCAACTCAAAATAAAGCACCAGAACCTGCTAAAATCACTTCTCATTACCCGAAGAACACTTATGCAGTACGCGATATTGAGGCACTCTACGAAATAAAATGGAGTCAGGCGATAGATAAAGACGGCGATTTTGTAAGTTATATCTATCAACTTTCACCTAAAAAGGATTTTTCAGAAATAATTCTTCAGAAAAAAACCGGTAGAGAAACAAGCTTAAAAATGACAGAAAAACAATGGTTTGATCTTCTTGGAAATTCTGAAATTGGTGAACCGAAAAGCTTTTACCATAGAATCCTGGCAACAGATGGCAGCAATTTTTCCTACGCTGCTCCAACCGCTTTAAATTTGATGAAAACAGATGAAGCCCTGGACGATCTTGCACAAGTTCCAGCTCCAAAATATACCTTTAAAGGAAAATTAGCTGCATCTGGTGCTGGCTATGGCGCCGAATGGGATAACGAAGGGAAATTATGGCTCGCCGATTATAATAATGGATTAATAATTAAAGATTCTAGCAATAAAGAAATAGATTTTTCGCCTCTAACTTCAGTAGAAATAAACGGCGAGGTCTATAATTTAAATCCTGTAAACGGCATTGGAGTAGATGTAGACGGAAATATTCTAGCGGGAATTAATCGCAGATTGATTAAAATTGATGCCCAAACCGGGAAAGGACTTGCTGTTTGGGAAGCACCTAAAGGCGCAAGAGCAATTACTGCACCGCGCGCAGCTAAAAACGGAGAAATATATGCGATGTCACTGTTTGGGGAAGACCCTAACTACGTATTAAAACAGCAGGGAGAAACTTTTAAACTGCTAAGAACTCTTAAGCTAAAAGATAGAAATCTAGCGCGAACTTTCGATATGACTCAGGATGGAAAAACACTTCTTTTCCCCGATCCTGGTAGCCCAAAGATCCAGATTTATAGCAGTGAAAATGGCAGAGATTATACCAGGCAAAAGGATATTACCAGCATTTCTGCCGGTTCTAGTGCGATACAAGTTATAGATAATGCCATTTATGCCGCTGTACGTTCCAGCGGAATTTCGCCTTCGAGTATTCATTACAGAAATGAAGAAAAACAGCAAATGTGGACTTTAGAAATACCTGAAGTTAATGGTGCCGAACCTCGTGGCATAGGAGTTTCAAAAAATGAGAATACTATAATTTTCTGCAGCTGGGATAAAGGTGGCGGTTATTACTTATTCGAAAAGCTTGAAGAATAG
- a CDS encoding peptidoglycan recognition protein family protein — translation MGKLKELISYISGEYRISRNTISGHRDQADTSCPGSNLYQKLPQLR, via the coding sequence ATGGGAAAGTTAAAAGAACTTATCTCTTATATTTCCGGTGAGTACCGTATTTCCCGTAACACAATTAGCGGCCATAGAGACCAGGCCGATACCAGTTGTCCCGGTAGCAACCTATATCAAAAATTACCTCAATTAAGATAA
- a CDS encoding peptidoglycan recognition protein family protein → MSHIGKFSLLVLFFSSISLFAQQNSKNELAIVQREDWNAQEPIMEMKVHKPKFITIHHTGMPQKPELSIEKKLQALQNFSLKDSPMADGSIKKAWADVPYHFYIATNGEIAEGREIKFQGDSNTNYNLDGHVLIVVEGDFNKEKVLPQQWES, encoded by the coding sequence ATGAGTCATATAGGTAAGTTTAGTTTGCTGGTGTTGTTTTTTAGTAGTATTTCACTTTTTGCTCAGCAAAATTCTAAAAATGAATTAGCTATTGTTCAAAGAGAAGACTGGAATGCCCAAGAACCGATCATGGAAATGAAAGTGCATAAACCGAAATTTATTACCATTCACCATACAGGGATGCCTCAAAAACCGGAACTTTCTATAGAAAAGAAACTGCAGGCATTGCAAAATTTCTCCCTTAAAGATTCCCCAATGGCCGATGGTAGCATAAAAAAAGCCTGGGCAGATGTTCCTTATCATTTTTATATTGCAACCAATGGTGAAATTGCTGAAGGAAGGGAGATAAAATTCCAGGGCGATTCTAATACTAATTACAACCTTGACGGCCATGTACTAATTGTAGTAGAAGGGGATTTTAATAAGGAAAAAGTATTACCTCAACAATGGGAAAGTTAA
- a CDS encoding N-acetylmuramoyl-L-alanine amidase → MRSFYPLYIMLLIGSLITSCSSNPYAKTNRVYKKQVKNYSKQLQQFPTRENQNESALNYGEYWVGTTNFNMRKPNYVVIHHTAQDSVGQTLNTFTLPRTQVSSHYVIAKNGEIYHMLNDYLRAWHGGIGKWGNNTDLNSSSLGIEIDNDGKEEFTELQITSLVELLSEIKEKYKIPAENFIGHSDIAPSRKVDPNANFPWKRLAEEGFGLWYDEAEVENLKLEAEFFKPNPLAIHLNSPLNTRIPFIDKLVFPEVIPADFNVENALKIIGFDTSDLEAAKSAFKLHFIQEDLDKPFGIHDLKVLYQLHKKYL, encoded by the coding sequence ATGAGAAGTTTTTACCCGCTTTATATAATGCTATTAATAGGAAGTTTAATTACCTCCTGTAGTTCTAACCCTTATGCTAAAACCAATAGGGTCTATAAAAAGCAGGTAAAAAATTATAGCAAACAGTTACAGCAGTTCCCTACCCGGGAAAACCAAAACGAATCCGCACTCAATTATGGTGAATACTGGGTAGGAACTACTAATTTTAATATGCGCAAGCCAAATTATGTGGTTATACATCACACTGCGCAAGATTCTGTAGGGCAAACCTTAAATACTTTTACCCTGCCTAGAACACAGGTAAGTTCGCATTACGTGATCGCCAAAAATGGCGAAATCTACCATATGCTTAACGATTACCTTAGGGCCTGGCACGGCGGTATTGGCAAATGGGGCAATAATACCGATTTAAATTCTTCTTCTCTGGGGATCGAAATTGATAATGATGGTAAAGAAGAATTTACCGAATTACAGATTACTAGCCTGGTTGAATTGCTAAGCGAAATTAAAGAAAAATATAAAATCCCTGCCGAGAATTTTATTGGTCATTCTGATATTGCACCATCTAGAAAAGTAGATCCAAATGCAAACTTCCCCTGGAAACGATTGGCCGAAGAAGGTTTTGGGCTATGGTATGACGAAGCTGAAGTAGAAAATTTAAAACTGGAAGCCGAATTTTTTAAACCTAATCCTTTAGCGATTCACCTCAACAGCCCACTTAATACCAGAATTCCATTTATAGATAAATTGGTTTTCCCTGAAGTAATTCCGGCAGATTTTAATGTTGAAAATGCCCTTAAAATTATAGGATTTGATACTTCAGATTTAGAGGCAGCTAAAAGCGCATTTAAACTTCATTTTATCCAGGAAGATTTAGACAAGCCTTTCGGTATACACGATCTAAAAGTGCTTTACCAGCTACATAAGAAGTATTTGTAA
- the nagB gene encoding glucosamine-6-phosphate deaminase encodes MARLNLLEETRFEKLPVKVYEDEHIASKKVAKRIADLIRRKQDNHENAVLGLATGATPVEVYEELIRLHKEEGLSFKNVITFNLDEYYPMLPDAKQSYVKFMDENLFNHIDIKRDNIHIPDGTLAKEEITDYCLAYENKIGAVGGLDLQLLGIGRTGHIGFNEPGSAPNSGTRLVTLDDLTRRDASRDFGGKENVPTKAITMGIGTIFKAREIILMAWSKKKAPIIKKAVEGEMSGNVPATYLQLSDNVEFILDEDAASELTRFDTPWLVKDCTWDKALIKKAVIWLSSEVGKSILKLTDEDYNNNGMAQLATEQGPAYDINIDVFNQLQHSITGWPGGKPNADDSQRPERKSPAKKRSIIFSPHPDDDVISMGGTFIRLVDQGHDVHVAYQTSGNTAVWDTDVLRYVEFAIDFKKSTGEDTESLEATYEKMRAFIEKKEPNDIDLDEIRDVKAFIRKSEAIAGARYAGLKDKNIHFMALPFYETGKRVKSPVTEKDVELTMELLKEVKPHQVFAAGDFADPHGTHIVCFRIILEAMKRLRKTESWTKDCWLWMYRGAWQEFDVHEIEMAVPLSPMEVQRKRHAIYQHQSQKDRPVFPGDDEREFWVRAEERNRETAESYHSLGLANYEAMEAFVKWKFD; translated from the coding sequence ATGGCAAGATTAAATCTTTTAGAAGAAACACGTTTTGAAAAACTACCGGTAAAAGTTTATGAAGATGAACATATTGCTTCCAAAAAGGTAGCTAAACGAATTGCAGATCTAATTCGCCGCAAGCAGGATAATCACGAAAATGCGGTGCTTGGGCTTGCTACGGGAGCAACTCCTGTAGAAGTATATGAAGAACTCATTAGATTGCATAAGGAAGAAGGATTGAGTTTTAAAAACGTGATCACTTTTAACCTGGATGAATATTACCCAATGCTACCAGACGCCAAGCAGAGTTATGTGAAGTTTATGGATGAAAATCTTTTTAATCATATAGATATAAAAAGAGATAATATTCATATTCCAGACGGAACCCTTGCCAAGGAAGAAATTACTGATTATTGCCTTGCTTACGAAAATAAAATTGGCGCTGTTGGTGGATTAGACCTGCAGTTACTTGGAATTGGTAGAACCGGTCATATTGGTTTTAACGAACCGGGTTCTGCTCCGAATTCTGGAACACGACTGGTTACTTTAGACGACCTAACCCGTCGTGATGCATCCAGAGACTTTGGTGGTAAAGAAAACGTGCCTACCAAAGCCATCACCATGGGAATTGGTACTATATTTAAAGCCCGCGAAATTATTTTGATGGCCTGGAGTAAGAAAAAAGCTCCTATCATTAAAAAAGCCGTAGAAGGAGAAATGTCTGGTAATGTACCGGCTACTTATCTTCAACTTTCAGATAATGTTGAATTTATTTTAGATGAAGATGCTGCTTCAGAATTAACAAGATTTGATACACCCTGGTTAGTAAAGGATTGCACCTGGGATAAAGCGCTGATTAAAAAAGCGGTAATCTGGCTTTCTTCCGAAGTAGGAAAATCTATCCTTAAGCTTACCGATGAAGACTATAACAATAACGGAATGGCCCAACTTGCCACCGAGCAAGGTCCTGCCTACGATATTAATATAGATGTTTTTAACCAATTACAGCACAGTATAACCGGTTGGCCGGGAGGAAAACCCAATGCCGACGATTCTCAACGCCCCGAGCGCAAAAGCCCTGCAAAAAAACGTTCTATTATTTTCTCCCCACACCCAGACGATGATGTGATCTCTATGGGAGGAACCTTTATTAGGCTGGTAGACCAGGGACACGATGTTCACGTAGCTTACCAAACCTCGGGAAACACGGCTGTTTGGGATACAGATGTTCTTAGATATGTAGAATTTGCCATAGATTTTAAGAAAAGTACCGGAGAAGATACCGAAAGCCTTGAAGCCACTTATGAGAAAATGCGGGCTTTTATCGAAAAGAAAGAGCCAAACGATATAGATCTGGATGAAATAAGAGACGTAAAAGCCTTTATTAGAAAGTCTGAAGCTATTGCAGGAGCTCGTTACGCCGGATTAAAAGATAAGAATATTCACTTTATGGCTTTGCCATTCTACGAAACCGGAAAGCGCGTAAAAAGCCCGGTAACCGAGAAGGATGTAGAGCTTACAATGGAACTTTTAAAAGAGGTAAAACCTCACCAGGTTTTTGCCGCAGGTGATTTTGCCGATCCTCATGGAACCCATATCGTATGTTTCCGAATAATCCTGGAAGCTATGAAGCGACTTAGAAAAACCGAATCCTGGACTAAAGACTGCTGGTTATGGATGTACCGCGGCGCATGGCAGGAATTTGATGTTCATGAAATAGAAATGGCCGTGCCGCTTTCCCCTATGGAGGTTCAGCGTAAAAGACACGCTATTTATCAGCACCAGTCACAAAAAGACAGACCGGTTTTTCCGGGAGATGATGAACGGGAATTTTGGGTACGTGCAGAAGAAAGAAACCGTGAAACCGCAGAGAGCTACCACTCCCTTGGTCTAGCAAATTATGAAGCTATGGAAGCTTTCGTAAAATGGAAATTTGATTAA
- a CDS encoding ROK family transcriptional regulator: MTTHTMPTDLHDFFIDEKKLSKINNVERKKFLQKLKIIKHLFLNGETSNAEVCQRFNVSLPTSMALLNQLIEEGIVIKKGRGKSEGGRKPDLYGLIENSFFVVSIHIERFRIKLAIIDNNHTILHEKSWPSEISSDSNIVDLLFEWTQELLKEAKVKLDQVMGVGISMPGLVSAEAGKNFTYYLSEQEPESLKLKFEKKFKKPVAILNDAKSACLAEFRFGTAKNKNNVLVISMDWGIGLGIIMGGRMHSGESGFAGEFGHIPMTEDGLLCHCGKRGCLETEASGLALVRKTKEGLKAGQTSVLNNLKKEELEKLEPETIIDAANRGDQFAINVLSEIGIKLGKGIAILIQIFNPELVILEGKIAEAKQFMTTPIQQSMNTYCMMQLKERTQIELSTLGANSSLYGGTIAVMDDIFKDQVSLVKSHIS; this comes from the coding sequence ATGACAACTCACACTATGCCTACAGATCTACATGATTTTTTTATAGATGAAAAGAAACTCTCTAAAATCAATAATGTAGAGCGCAAAAAATTCCTTCAGAAATTAAAGATCATCAAGCATCTATTTTTGAATGGAGAAACTTCAAACGCTGAAGTTTGCCAACGTTTTAATGTAAGCCTCCCCACTTCCATGGCGCTTTTAAATCAACTTATCGAAGAAGGCATAGTTATAAAAAAGGGCAGGGGAAAATCTGAAGGAGGCAGGAAACCCGATCTCTACGGATTGATTGAAAATTCATTTTTCGTGGTGAGCATTCATATAGAGCGCTTTAGGATTAAGCTGGCAATTATTGATAATAATCACACCATACTTCACGAAAAATCGTGGCCCTCAGAGATTTCTTCAGATTCTAATATCGTAGATCTCTTATTTGAATGGACCCAGGAATTATTAAAAGAAGCTAAAGTGAAACTGGACCAGGTAATGGGTGTTGGTATAAGCATGCCTGGACTGGTTTCTGCTGAAGCTGGTAAAAACTTCACCTATTATTTAAGTGAACAGGAACCAGAATCGCTAAAATTAAAGTTCGAGAAAAAATTTAAAAAACCAGTGGCCATTTTAAATGATGCCAAGAGTGCCTGTTTAGCCGAATTCCGATTTGGTACTGCCAAAAATAAAAACAACGTTTTGGTGATCTCTATGGATTGGGGTATTGGCCTGGGCATTATTATGGGTGGAAGAATGCACTCGGGAGAATCTGGTTTTGCCGGCGAATTCGGGCATATTCCTATGACCGAAGATGGATTGCTTTGCCACTGCGGAAAACGTGGTTGCCTGGAAACAGAAGCTTCGGGACTTGCCCTGGTTAGAAAAACCAAAGAAGGCTTAAAGGCCGGCCAAACTTCGGTTTTAAATAATCTTAAAAAAGAAGAATTAGAAAAACTGGAACCAGAAACAATTATAGATGCCGCCAATCGCGGAGATCAATTTGCGATAAATGTACTTTCTGAAATAGGAATTAAACTCGGAAAAGGCATCGCCATCCTAATTCAAATATTTAATCCTGAATTGGTGATTTTAGAAGGAAAAATAGCTGAAGCAAAACAGTTTATGACCACCCCAATTCAGCAATCTATGAATACCTATTGCATGATGCAACTTAAGGAACGCACCCAAATAGAACTTTCTACCCTTGGAGCGAATTCCAGCTTATACGGCGGCACTATTGCAGTAATGGACGATATTTTTAAAGACCAGGTGAGCCTGGTAAAATCACATATCAGCTAA
- a CDS encoding acyltransferase family protein, which translates to MTEATKLFKESKSVKNQRYLALDVLRGLTVALMILVNTPGSWSHIYAPFKHAPWHGFTPTDWVFPSFLFVIGNAMSFSLRKYESISESAFLGKVFKRAALIFLIGLFLSAFPFVYRQEGELIFKNLVNMRIMGVLQRIALCYLFASLILHYLKLKKSIIFGSLILLGYWVIMWFFGDQPNPLSLEHNAALKFDQLIFNDANLYKGYGLPFDPEGLLSTLPAIVNVIAGYVAGVFIQKSGNNISTVIKLSIYGVLLLIVAQIWDIWFPINKPIWSSSYVLYSTGWTLLVLSALILIIEIFNFKKWTTFFEAFGKNPLFVFVMSGLVVMLMNIIYVNGQALKPWLYENLYLSWLNNYNASLLFAISYMLLMWLLGYWLHKKRIYIKV; encoded by the coding sequence ATGACTGAAGCCACCAAATTATTTAAGGAATCAAAATCGGTAAAAAATCAGCGATATCTTGCGTTGGATGTTTTGCGCGGACTTACCGTAGCCTTAATGATATTGGTGAATACACCTGGAAGTTGGTCGCATATTTACGCACCCTTTAAACACGCTCCCTGGCATGGTTTTACCCCAACCGACTGGGTTTTTCCTTCTTTTTTGTTTGTAATTGGCAACGCTATGAGCTTTAGCCTACGCAAATATGAAAGCATTTCGGAAAGCGCTTTTTTAGGAAAGGTATTTAAACGGGCAGCACTTATTTTTCTTATCGGGTTGTTTTTAAGCGCGTTTCCGTTTGTTTATAGACAGGAAGGGGAACTGATTTTTAAGAATTTAGTCAATATGAGAATTATGGGAGTTTTGCAGCGCATTGCCCTATGCTATCTTTTTGCCTCCCTAATTCTACATTATTTGAAGCTGAAAAAATCTATCATTTTTGGAAGCCTAATTTTACTTGGCTACTGGGTAATTATGTGGTTTTTTGGCGATCAGCCCAATCCGCTTTCTTTAGAGCATAATGCCGCGCTGAAGTTTGATCAACTAATATTTAACGATGCCAATCTTTATAAAGGTTATGGTCTCCCGTTTGATCCGGAAGGTTTATTAAGTACGCTTCCCGCAATTGTAAATGTAATTGCAGGCTATGTGGCTGGTGTTTTTATTCAAAAATCAGGGAATAATATTTCTACGGTAATTAAGTTAAGTATCTATGGAGTACTACTATTAATTGTAGCGCAAATTTGGGATATTTGGTTTCCTATAAATAAACCTATTTGGAGCAGCTCTTACGTATTATATAGTACAGGCTGGACGCTTTTAGTGCTTTCAGCATTAATTTTGATTATAGAAATTTTCAATTTTAAGAAGTGGACGACTTTCTTCGAGGCTTTCGGGAAAAATCCTTTGTTTGTTTTTGTAATGTCTGGTCTTGTAGTAATGCTTATGAACATAATTTATGTTAACGGGCAGGCCTTAAAACCCTGGCTTTATGAAAACTTATATCTTAGCTGGCTAAACAATTATAACGCCTCGCTACTGTTTGCCATTTCTTATATGCTGCTTATGTGGCTGCTTGGTTACTGGTTACACAAAAAACGTATCTATATTAAAGTATAA